A window from Mus caroli chromosome 2, CAROLI_EIJ_v1.1, whole genome shotgun sequence encodes these proteins:
- the Srp14 gene encoding signal recognition particle 14 kDa protein: MVLLESEQFLTELTRLFQKCRSSGSVFITLKKYDGRTKPIPRKSSVEGLEPAENKCLLRATDGKRKISTVVSSKEVNKFQMAYSNLLRANMDGLKKRDKKNKSKKSKPAQ; the protein is encoded by the exons ATGGTGTTGCTCGAGAGCGAGCAG TTCCTGACGGAGCTGACCAGGCTCTTCCAGAAGTGCCGCTCGTCGGGCAGCGTGTTCATCACCCTCAAGAAGT ATGACGGTCGCACCAAACCTATCCCGAGGAAGAGCTCTGTGGAGGGCCTCGAGCCCGCAGAAAACAAGTGTCTGTTGAGAGCCACGGATGGGAAAAGGAAGATCAGCACTGTG GTGAGCTCCAAGGAAGTGAACAAGTTTCAGATG GCCTATTCAAATCTACTGAGAGCTAACATGGACGGGCTGAAGAAGAGGGACAAGAAGAACAAGAGTAAGAAGAGCAAACCAGCACAGTGA